The following are from one region of the Camarhynchus parvulus chromosome 3, STF_HiC, whole genome shotgun sequence genome:
- the FAM110C gene encoding protein FAM110C produces MPAELSRAVGMHAISDLHSSLPLRLLNKGPEYLRRQLEAGKPGRKSAVERLAADKAKYVKSQQVIGSRQDPVIALSSASESSSETCSVGSKAASREPDSGAGAKPRELGTAGSSCRAPLQHGPPIARRSTKRQMRPDSLVIYRQKCELGRGQSQDSSRGNLVRRIFHGSIKEKQLASPALPRVMEDVAATECSEPVSAKDGDREPSDHGAVQTIPVSTEGAGVCTKEHERPSKLSAPPEDVKEVKRRGLHRSQSDISSRYSKSFAEFETFFKYCGLEQEVIEDLGRENFSVVSDNVSFKIRSISVATSESEFTRHSGDEGLLEDELTEQVPSSTSVIERNARIIKWLYTCKKAKETNKVIQELA; encoded by the coding sequence ATGCCAGCTGAACTCTCCCGGGCCGTGGGAATGCACGCCATCTCCGACCTGcactcctccctccccctgcgGCTCCTCAACAAGGGGCCCGAGTACCTCCGCAGGCAGCTGGAGGCCGGCAAGCCGGGCAGGAAAAGTGCCGTGGAGAGACTGGCCGCCGATAAGGCCAAGTACGTAAAGAGCCAGCAGGTCATCGGCAGCAGGCAGGACCCCGTCATCGCGCTCAGCTCAGCCTCGGAGAGCAGCAGCGAGACCTGCTCCGTGGGGAGCAAAGCAGCGAGCCGGGAGCCGGACAGCGGCGCGGGCGCGAAGCCCCGGGAGCTGGGCACGGCCGGGAGCTCCTGCCGAGCCCCCCTGCAGCACGGCCCCCCCATCGCCAGGCGCAGCACCAAGAGGCAGATGCGGCCGGATTCCCTGGTGATCTACCGTCAGAAATGTGAGCTCGGCAGAGGTCAAAGCCAGGACAGCTCACGGGGGAATTTGGTGAGGAGGATCTTCCATGGGTCCATAAAGGAGAAGCAGTTGGCTTCCCCTGCGTTGCCCAGAGTCATGGAGGACGTCGCAGCCACCGAGTGCAGCGAGCCTGTCTCAGCAAAAGATGGTGACCGTGAGCCAAGCGACCACGGAGCGGTGCAGACTATCCCTGTGAGCACTGAAGGGGCAGGGGTATGTACAAAGGAGCACGAGAGACCCTCAAAACTGAGTGCACCTCCCGAAGACGTCAAGGAGGTGAAGAGGAGAGGTCTCCATCGCTCCCAGTCCGACATCAGCTCTCGCTACTCCAAGTCCTTCGCTGagtttgaaacatttttcaagtactgtggcctggagcaggaggtcATTGAGGATCTTGGGCGAGAGAACTTCTCTGTGGTGTCTGACAATGTCTCCTTCAAGATCCGCAGCATCAGCGTGGCAACATCGGAGAGCGAGTTCACGCGGCACAGCGGGGAcgaggggctgctggaggacGAACTCACAGAGCAggtccccagcagcacctcggTGATTGAGCGCAACGCTCGGATAATCAAATGGTTGTACACGTGTAAGAAAGCCAAGGAGACCAATAAGGTGATCCAGGAACTGGCGTGA